The DNA sequence TTGTTTTAAGGAAAAATATTTGTTTTCTGCAAACCAGTTCTTTTTAAGGAGAATAAAAGGCTTATGGTGGCCTTATGTGAAATATGGTGCATTGTTTTTATTTCTCCATAATTTTTTTCTTTATTTGCATTTTTATGAGGGAAATCCTTATTCGATAAAGGATATATTATATCGACTTTTCCATTTAGCTACAGGTATGTTTGGACATGAAGATTTGTTAGGTGGTTTTTGGTTTTTAAAAGATCTTTTATTTTCTTCTATTATGGGTTTTTTTATTATTAAGTATTTGAAAAATAAATTTTATATATGGCTCCTTTTGTTAGCTGTAGGCACCCTTTTTATTTTTTATAATTATCATATACCATATATTGATGTTCGTGGAAGAACTTTTATGGGAATGTTTTTTTTTGTTACGGGGTATGCATTGTCCAAACAGAAAAAGGCTTTACTGAATAATTCTATTGTTCTTGTTGCTACAATTTTTCTATTGCTTCTTTGTGCTGTGTTTATGCCTCCTGCACAAATGCTGAAAATTGAATATTGGCAAGTGACTCCTTACTGTTTGTGTGCTTTACTTGGTTCAAATATGGTAATTTATTTGGGTTCTCTGATTGCAAGAAAAAGTAAATTTTTAACTAAAATGCTTTGTTTTGTTGGCGAAAATACAATGCCAATTTTGACATATCATTTTTTGTTGTTTAAAGTAGTTACGGCTTTTAGAGTTTACATAGGAAATGTGGATATCTCGGATCTTTCGGTTTTTCCTGTTGTAAAAGAATCTTTCAATATATGGACTATAGTGTATTTTTTGTTGGGTTCTGTGATTCCCTTATTATGTGTAAAAATTTTTTATTTTTTCAAAAGAGTATGCTCTCAATAATTATAGTTTCTTACAAAAATAATGAACGAACAATCGCTTACGTTCAAGGGGAACTTTCTAAGGTGAAAATTCCTCATAAGGTTGTTGTGGTGAATAATGCTGCCACGTCCGAAAGTAATGCTGAACTTGCAAAAAATCTTAAAGCTGAGATTGTTGAAGTAGGGTGTTCAGTAGCGAATGATTCGAATGTCTATATTGTAAATAATCCCGTAAATTCCGGTTTTGCCAAGGGCAATAATATTGGCGTAAAGTTTGCCATTGATGTTCTTAAGGCTGAATACATCCTCTTTTCTAATAATGACATAAAGTTTATTGATAGCGATGTCGTAGAACGTTTGCAGAAAAAGTTGGAAGCTTTCCCTGATGCCGGTATAATTGGTCCTAAGGTTGTTGGTTTAAAAGGCGAAATGCAAAGTCCTGAACCGTATATGTCATTTTG is a window from the Fibrobacter sp. UWB4 genome containing:
- a CDS encoding acyltransferase family protein, which gives rise to MAVTICENTSQTLSNSVNFYADISIAKGLCILLMVFAHAENGTLPYLHNFIYTFHMPLFFVVAGFCFKEKYLFSANQFFLRRIKGLWWPYVKYGALFLFLHNFFLYLHFYEGNPYSIKDILYRLFHLATGMFGHEDLLGGFWFLKDLLFSSIMGFFIIKYLKNKFYIWLLLLAVGTLFIFYNYHIPYIDVRGRTFMGMFFFVTGYALSKQKKALLNNSIVLVATIFLLLLCAVFMPPAQMLKIEYWQVTPYCLCALLGSNMVIYLGSLIARKSKFLTKMLCFVGENTMPILTYHFLLFKVVTAFRVYIGNVDISDLSVFPVVKESFNIWTIVYFLLGSVIPLLCVKIFYFFKRVCSQ
- a CDS encoding glycosyltransferase, whose protein sequence is MLSIIIVSYKNNERTIAYVQGELSKVKIPHKVVVVNNAATSESNAELAKNLKAEIVEVGCSVANDSNVYIVNNPVNSGFAKGNNIGVKFAIDVLKAEYILFSNNDIKFIDSDVVERLQKKLEAFPDAGIIGPKVVGLKGEMQSPEPYMSFWDRTVWMYASTFFLSKEAKAKRFKFNYSQDAKEGFHYKIMGSFFMVRSKDFVNCGMMDENTFLYAEEPILTERMKTIGLHPYYYPEVAVLHDHGATTKKHLKKNKGSDIKFKSECYYYRKYMHTPIWQIWIGKIVHFILRLK